The genomic window CAATTATGGGGAGATTCCTAAATGAAGAAGTTGAAATTAAGGGGATAAAGACTCCCTATACTGTTAGAATTATCGAAATAAAATAGAGATATTATTTATAATAAAAAAACTCCTCAATGGAGTTTTTTTATTTGAGGATACTCTATATTCAATCCTTAAAAAATTGCTTATAAAGTTGTTTAAAACATTCCTGTAAAATTATTGCTGTTGGTACTAAACATAAGAGCACAATGACTGTTTTGCTTGTTGGTATTGCATAATCAGTCCCATTAACAAGGCTTAAAATGTAAACCATAATTAATGAAAAAAAGAAAAAAGTCATTAAGAAAGTAAAGTATTTAATTGAGGGAAATGTTTTTATAAATGTTAGGTCCGCGCTGCGTAATGTTATAATCATTAACATATGGGTTGTTATACACTCAATAAAAAATGAAGTTTGAAACATATCTAACTTATGATCATTTGTTATCATTATTGTTCCTGGGTCAAAATATCCAAGACCATATCCCATTATAAAGAAGTTTGAAAGACTTATTATTGTTGCGCCAATACCATTCCATATTGCAAATGGTATAACCATTTTTGTATTTCAAATTATTGGTTTTTTTGTTCATTTCTTATCAACTCTATCAAATACAAATAATAGGTTAACAAAATCAAAAATAAGATTTTGAAGTATTAATTGTAAAGGTGTTGCAACAGGAAATTTAAATATTATTGTTGATAATATAAGTGTTAGTAAGAGACCAACATTACTGGCTATAGTAATCTTAATGTATTTAAGAGTATTTGCAAATATCTCTCTACCTCTAATGAAAGCATTCTCCAATACGCCTAGGTCTTTTTCTAATAAAATAATTGGTGCAACTGACTTTGTTAGAGGTGTTGCATTATTTACAGATATCCCAACATTTGCAGAACTAATAACCATAGCATCATTTATTCCATCACCCATAAATGCAACATTATTTATTTTATCCTTTAGTTTTTCTACAATTTTTGCCTTGTCATATGGTGTTAGTTTTACAAATAAATTATGATTATTAATGACATCGATTCACTCATCTTCATTTAACTCATTAAGTTCTTTTCCTGTTATAGCTCTTGGATTCCTTATTTCTAAATTACGTGCGAGATTTTCTGTTATCTCTTTAGCATCTCCTGATAATACTTTTAAATCAATATTATGTTCATATAATTTTTGTATTATTTCTTTGGTATTTTCTTTAATTTTTTCAAAAAACATTATTATTCCTTCGAATATAAGATTATCTTCGCTATATGTCTTTGTTTCTTTAGAGGCAATCGCGATTGTTCTATAACCCTTACTTGAAAGATTTGCTATATCTTCATATATCTTATCAATGTGCTTTTGTGATAATTCTTCAACCTTACCTTTTGTTCTAACAAATTTTGATATATTCAATAATTCCTCAATTGAACCCTTTGTTATTTGATAACTTTTAGTTTTCTTTTTGGCTAACACACCAGTAAGTCTTTTTTCAAATTTAAATTCAATATCATCAAGAAATTCATATTCGAGTTTATCAGCTCAATTATCAGGTATTTTTTGTATAATTGCGCTATCTATTTTATTACTATGATTTTTCTGAAAGAACGAACTCACAAACATAATATCTTTAAGATGGTCCGTTTCATTACCATCAAAATCCTTAAACCCATCTAATTCAACCTCATCAACAGTAAGTGTACCCGTCTTATCTGTACATAATATATCCACACCTCCTAGGTTTTGAACAACTGATAAATCCTTAATTACTATATTCTCTTTTGCCATTTTTCTTGCTCCAACAACAAGATTGGAAGAAACTATCGCCGGTAATGATTCTGGAATTAAACCCACTGCCACTGATATAGAAAATATAAACGCTTCTACTCATAAATTAGTTTTGATACCACTAATTATACAAATTAATGGAGTACATATGCCAATTATTGCTATCAATATGAATATTATATTTTTCATACCATGTTCAAAACTTGATGCTTCTTTTTTATTTTTGTCTTTTGCTAAAAAACTTGTTGCATAATTATCAAATCCAACATTAACAACTAATGCTAAACATGAACCAGATTCTATTGTAGCTTGTGAAAATAATATGTTTTCTAATTCAATTGTATCAGACCTATTGTTTGTATATTTTTTGTATATTGGATCAGATTCTCCTGTAAGGGATGATTCATTAACAACTAAATCATCCATTCAAATTATTTTGCAATCAGCAGGAACAACATCTCCACCATTAAGATATACTATATCCCCAACCACGATATCTGTTTCCAATATTGAAATAATGTCTTCTCTTATATTTGCTGGATTAATTTTACTAGTAATATCAATATTTTTTTTATAGACAAAGTATTTATTTTCTACAAGTTTATGAAGATTTATACTTGACTTATATGCTTTATAATCTTGTATATGGTTAACAACGCCAGCTAGGAGAACCATAAGATAAACAATTCCAGCTGAAAATAATGATAAGAATGATTTATCATAAAAGAAGTATAATAATAATTCAATTGTTGCAATAGTAAGTAATAGAATATTAA from Spiroplasma endosymbiont of Aspidapion aeneum includes these protein-coding regions:
- a CDS encoding HAD-IC family P-type ATPase, encoding MKINEKQTKKIKYKNTEYLLNVANNVKNDFLEEERLGIKEEDRKKFQASYGKNELTIRKFSHWYKVIEILISPFNILLLTIATIELLLYFFYDKSFLSLFSAGIVYLMVLLAGVVNHIQDYKAYKSSINLHKLVENKYFVYKKNIDITSKINPANIREDIISILETDIVVGDIVYLNGGDVVPADCKIIWMDDLVVNESSLTGESDPIYKKYTNNRSDTIELENILFSQATIESGSCLALVVNVGFDNYATSFLAKDKNKKEASSFEHGMKNIIFILIAIIGICTPLICIISGIKTNLWVEAFIFSISVAVGLIPESLPAIVSSNLVVGARKMAKENIVIKDLSVVQNLGGVDILCTDKTGTLTVDEVELDGFKDFDGNETDHLKDIMFVSSFFQKNHSNKIDSAIIQKIPDNWADKLEYEFLDDIEFKFEKRLTGVLAKKKTKSYQITKGSIEELLNISKFVRTKGKVEELSQKHIDKIYEDIANLSSKGYRTIAIASKETKTYSEDNLIFEGIIMFFEKIKENTKEIIQKLYEHNIDLKVLSGDAKEITENLARNLEIRNPRAITGKELNELNEDEWIDVINNHNLFVKLTPYDKAKIVEKLKDKINNVAFMGDGINDAMVISSANVGISVNNATPLTKSVAPIILLEKDLGVLENAFIRGREIFANTLKYIKITIASNVGLLLTLILSTIIFKFPVATPLQLILQNLIFDFVNLLFVFDRVDKKWTKKPIIWNTKMVIPFAIWNGIGATIISLSNFFIMGYGLGYFDPGTIMITNDHKLDMFQTSFFIECITTHMLMIITLRSADLTFIKTFPSIKYFTFLMTFFFFSLIMVYILSLVNGTDYAIPTSKTVIVLLCLVPTAIILQECFKQLYKQFFKDWI